The following proteins come from a genomic window of Limosilactobacillus reuteri:
- the ltrA gene encoding group II intron reverse transcriptase/maturase, which yields MRQSQKTEQQADRLSRIGLENRKYTRARSTGYGEGKGMSVTIQDLVLDRNNLNQAYLRVKRNKGAAGVDDMTVNDLLPYLRENKTELIASLREGKYKPAPVKRVEIPKPNGGVRRLGIPTVVDRMVQQAVAQILTPIFERVFSDNSFGFRPHRGAHDAISKVVDLYNQGYRRVVDLDLKAYFDNVNHDLMIKYLQQYIDDPWTLRLIRKFLTSGVLDHGLFAKSEKGTPQGGPLSPLLANIYLNELDKELTRRGHHFVRYADDCNIYVKSQRAGERVMRSITQFLEKRLKVKVNPDKTKVGSPLRLKFLGFSLGVDHNGAYARPAKQSQQRVKKALKLLTKRNRGISLTRMFEEIHRKMRGWLQYYSIGKLTNFIQRLDKWLRVRIRQYIWKQWKKFKTKVTNLQKLGLSQHDAYVFASTRKGYWRTAHSKTLSYSLTNRKLEQLGLMNMSKTLQSIQCD from the coding sequence GTGCGACAATCGCAGAAAACAGAACAACAAGCTGACCGCTTGTCGAGGATAGGTTTGGAAAACCGAAAGTACACAAGGGCGCGTAGTACCGGTTATGGTGAAGGTAAAGGTATGAGTGTCACTATCCAAGACCTGGTCTTGGATCGCAATAACCTTAATCAGGCTTATTTGCGAGTTAAGAGAAATAAAGGAGCAGCAGGCGTTGATGATATGACAGTCAATGACCTTCTACCATATCTCAGAGAAAATAAGACGGAACTGATCGCTAGTTTGCGTGAGGGCAAGTATAAACCAGCTCCAGTCAAACGGGTAGAAATTCCGAAGCCTAATGGTGGAGTAAGAAGACTTGGAATACCAACGGTGGTGGACCGAATGGTTCAACAAGCTGTAGCCCAAATTCTTACGCCTATCTTTGAGCGTGTTTTCTCTGATAATAGCTTTGGCTTCCGTCCCCACCGTGGGGCCCATGACGCTATTTCGAAAGTAGTAGATCTTTATAATCAAGGTTATCGAAGAGTTGTCGACTTAGACCTAAAAGCCTATTTTGATAACGTTAATCATGACTTGATGATTAAGTATCTCCAACAATATATTGATGACCCATGGACACTAAGACTCATTCGTAAGTTTCTAACTAGCGGAGTCTTAGACCATGGGCTTTTCGCTAAGAGTGAAAAAGGAACCCCACAAGGAGGGCCATTGTCACCACTACTGGCGAACATCTATCTAAATGAGTTGGACAAAGAGTTGACTAGACGTGGTCACCACTTTGTGCGCTATGCGGATGATTGTAACATCTATGTTAAAAGTCAACGAGCCGGAGAACGAGTAATGCGAAGCATTACCCAGTTTCTAGAAAAGCGCTTGAAAGTTAAAGTGAACCCAGATAAAACCAAAGTCGGTAGCCCGCTACGGTTGAAGTTCCTTGGCTTTTCGTTGGGTGTAGACCACAATGGGGCCTACGCCCGTCCAGCTAAACAATCGCAACAACGAGTAAAGAAAGCACTGAAGTTATTAACTAAACGTAATCGTGGAATATCTCTGACAAGAATGTTTGAAGAAATTCATCGAAAAATGCGTGGGTGGCTTCAGTACTACTCAATTGGGAAACTAACTAACTTTATTCAACGCCTTGACAAGTGGTTGAGGGTCCGAATAAGGCAGTATATTTGGAAGCAATGGAAAAAGTTTAAAACTAAGGTAACTAACTTACAGAAGTTGGGGCTGTCCCAGCATGATGCATATGTCTTCGCTAGTACCCGAAAGGGCTACTGGCGAACTGCACATAGTAAGACCTTGAGCTATTCTCTAACTAATAGAAAACTGGAACAACTCGGACTTATGAATATGTCCAAGACGCTCCAGTCAATTCAATGTGATTAA